One window from the genome of Desulfobotulus pelophilus encodes:
- a CDS encoding acyl-CoA thioesterase, translating into MQGKTIRESRVILSHLMLPEDTNPAGNVHGGVIMKYIDNAAGVVAVRHARKLCVTASVDRLDFYNPVFIGNLLIIKASLNLVGRTSAEIGVRVEAEDVLTGKIRHVVSAYLTFVALDDQMKPASMPPLVLENEDEKRRNREAMERRKVRLAEKQKEKACQENQELCP; encoded by the coding sequence ATGCAAGGAAAAACCATCAGGGAAAGCCGCGTTATCCTTTCCCATCTCATGCTGCCGGAAGACACCAATCCTGCCGGAAATGTCCATGGCGGTGTTATCATGAAATATATTGATAATGCTGCCGGAGTTGTTGCCGTCCGCCATGCAAGAAAACTCTGCGTAACAGCTTCTGTGGATCGCCTTGATTTTTACAATCCTGTTTTCATTGGCAATCTTCTCATCATTAAAGCCAGCCTGAATCTCGTGGGCCGTACATCTGCTGAAATCGGGGTGCGCGTGGAAGCAGAAGATGTGCTCACCGGCAAAATACGCCATGTGGTTTCCGCCTACCTCACCTTCGTCGCCCTTGACGACCAGATGAAACCGGCATCCATGCCCCCTCTGGTCCTTGAAAATGAGGACGAAAAACGGCGCAATCGGGAAGCGATGGAACGACGCAAAGTACGCCTTGCGGAAAAACAGAAAGAAAAAGCCTGCCAGGAAAACCAGGAACTCTGTCCATAA
- a CDS encoding integration host factor subunit alpha, with protein MTLTKNHVADEVQQALGVSRKRSMELVEILLEIVKSSLESDNDVLVSGFGKFCVREKKPRRGRNPATGTDMLLDGRKVVTFKCSAVLRDRINSGKVESPGS; from the coding sequence ATGACACTCACGAAAAATCATGTGGCGGATGAGGTTCAGCAGGCCCTTGGAGTTTCGCGTAAACGCAGCATGGAGCTTGTGGAAATATTGCTTGAAATTGTCAAAAGCAGTCTTGAATCTGATAATGATGTGCTGGTCAGCGGGTTTGGTAAGTTCTGTGTTCGGGAAAAAAAACCCCGGCGGGGGCGCAATCCTGCCACAGGAACAGACATGCTACTGGATGGTAGAAAGGTGGTTACCTTTAAGTGCTCCGCCGTATTGAGGGACCGCATCAATTCCGGTAAGGTTGAGTCGCCTGGCTCATAA
- a CDS encoding acyltransferase, whose protein sequence is MQTLFPSFLRGVLVITILSLSTTTLFIPIILLTFVKLMVPWKGSRKLITRVLILISTFWVHVNNITFSFFLPTQWDVRGGENLSPHGWYLVLCNHQSWVDILALQKIMKGKIPFLKFFLKQQLIWVPIMGIAWWALDFPFMKRYSREYILKHPHKKGKDLESTRIACEKFRTTPVSIMNFVEGTRITEAKHRRQKSPFHGLLKPKAAGTAFVIAAMGTQMNQIVDVTIAYPRGIPTFWQFVSGKTPLIRMHIRSLPIHEKLRGDYFNDPDFRNIFQKELNTLWQEKEKRLSQMQQDVWLDTITAKKEAA, encoded by the coding sequence ATGCAGACTCTTTTTCCCTCTTTCTTACGCGGTGTACTTGTAATCACCATCCTCTCACTGTCCACCACAACTCTTTTTATTCCCATCATTCTGCTCACCTTTGTAAAATTGATGGTCCCATGGAAGGGCAGCCGTAAACTGATAACCCGCGTCCTCATCCTCATCAGCACCTTCTGGGTTCACGTCAATAACATCACCTTCTCTTTTTTTCTGCCCACCCAGTGGGATGTACGGGGTGGAGAAAACCTTTCTCCCCATGGCTGGTATCTGGTCCTCTGCAACCACCAGAGCTGGGTGGATATCCTTGCCCTCCAGAAAATCATGAAAGGAAAAATTCCTTTCCTTAAATTTTTTCTCAAACAACAGCTCATCTGGGTACCCATTATGGGTATTGCCTGGTGGGCCCTCGATTTCCCCTTCATGAAACGTTACAGCAGGGAATACATACTGAAACATCCTCACAAAAAGGGAAAAGATCTGGAATCTACCCGCATAGCCTGTGAAAAATTCAGAACCACTCCCGTCTCCATAATGAATTTTGTGGAGGGTACCCGCATCACAGAGGCCAAACACCGCCGCCAGAAAAGCCCTTTTCATGGACTTCTCAAGCCGAAAGCGGCTGGTACGGCTTTTGTGATTGCGGCCATGGGAACACAGATGAATCAGATCGTGGATGTCACCATTGCATACCCCAGAGGCATCCCAACCTTCTGGCAGTTTGTCAGTGGAAAAACACCTCTCATACGCATGCATATCCGCTCTCTGCCCATTCATGAAAAACTAAGGGGAGACTATTTTAATGATCCGGATTTTAGAAACATTTTTCAAAAAGAACTGAACACTCTCTGGCAGGAAAAAGAAAAACGGCTCTCTCAGATGCAGCAGGATGTCTGGCTTGACACCATTACCGCAAAAAAAGAAGCCGCATAA
- a CDS encoding FapA family protein: MTAACSHCGNTMALPVTAIPIVLKMALHSGDITSDAIEKIMAQWKEQRISDPRSDILEILKNHTGMTVDKIKKLDKARSIWLQRNREKRLAAAILHLQWIQQPTLDQALEIQKTIFRTKGISPPLGDILVQQGHLRAQQLEAVLNALSKCDQPSPKPSADSLPDASTSPPATDPVCEEPTLNPAPQTIIHQENQTESTPASELDAFLRLQISDNAMEAFIQAVHPLPAATSAEDIFLWVQAKGVVTGLVDISLVDGFIRFENIRQSQFKIATGKIPREGKDGRVTFHFPSDFLSSGAMLSDDGRIDFRERGTIPHVPQGSLLAEKQPAVKGSNGVDVFGHLIMVPEVKDPVIKAGTGVYTSDDKLKIYAKIDGQPTLRASGEISVMDEILVKGDVGYETGHIQYQGKVRITGKIPAGFRVEAFHVTAESLDGGIIAAKGDVIITNGITEGEVQTEGDVRARFINKSKIRTLANVTVASEIIDADIACSGGCNIRSGKIIASTIAARQGIEAGSIGTEISDPSTLYIGVDLPLQEGLDQIETEIETRNESLRQKKKIPVELEEENKNLMALITQTAQIQDRSGLKLKLIQQKKFEDAETTATEAPALIKTLEQTMKAAEKRLSELFQRQESIDEEHKTATEEIRLAEKGLEEKQQEKKALQEWAAQRTPIALLRVNQTAYAGTRIIGRKAQATLKEACSRVMVREVELQGPDGKEYVIRIIR; encoded by the coding sequence ATGACAGCAGCATGCAGCCACTGCGGCAATACCATGGCCCTTCCCGTAACGGCCATCCCCATTGTGCTGAAAATGGCCCTTCACTCTGGAGATATCACCTCCGATGCCATAGAAAAAATCATGGCACAATGGAAAGAGCAACGTATCTCCGACCCAAGGTCAGACATTCTGGAAATCCTGAAAAATCATACCGGAATGACAGTCGATAAAATCAAAAAGCTGGATAAAGCCCGTAGCATATGGCTCCAAAGAAACAGGGAAAAACGCCTGGCTGCGGCTATTCTTCATCTTCAGTGGATTCAGCAGCCTACTCTGGATCAGGCACTTGAAATTCAAAAAACCATTTTCCGTACCAAAGGGATAAGTCCTCCCCTTGGGGATATCCTCGTGCAACAGGGGCACCTTCGCGCCCAACAGCTAGAAGCTGTTCTCAATGCGCTTTCAAAATGTGACCAACCTTCTCCCAAACCCTCCGCAGACTCTCTTCCAGACGCCAGCACTTCACCGCCGGCAACGGACCCAGTCTGCGAAGAACCGACCCTTAATCCAGCACCGCAGACAATCATCCATCAAGAAAATCAAACAGAGTCCACTCCTGCCTCCGAACTGGATGCCTTCCTTCGCCTGCAGATCAGCGATAATGCCATGGAAGCCTTTATCCAGGCAGTACACCCTTTACCGGCGGCTACTTCAGCAGAAGATATTTTCCTTTGGGTACAGGCAAAAGGAGTTGTAACCGGGCTGGTTGACATCTCCCTTGTTGATGGTTTTATCCGCTTTGAAAATATCCGCCAGTCACAGTTCAAAATTGCCACAGGAAAAATACCCCGAGAAGGCAAAGATGGCCGTGTCACATTCCACTTCCCATCGGATTTTCTTTCAAGCGGTGCCATGCTTTCCGATGATGGACGCATTGATTTCCGGGAAAGGGGAACCATCCCCCATGTTCCGCAAGGAAGTCTCCTTGCGGAAAAACAACCAGCCGTCAAAGGCAGCAACGGGGTCGATGTGTTTGGTCACCTTATCATGGTACCGGAAGTAAAAGACCCTGTAATCAAAGCCGGAACCGGCGTTTACACCAGCGATGACAAACTGAAAATCTATGCAAAAATCGATGGACAGCCCACCCTCCGGGCTTCCGGCGAAATCTCCGTAATGGATGAAATTCTTGTTAAGGGCGATGTGGGCTATGAGACCGGCCATATTCAGTATCAGGGTAAAGTCCGTATAACCGGTAAAATACCTGCCGGCTTTCGGGTAGAAGCCTTCCATGTAACGGCAGAATCCCTTGACGGAGGCATCATTGCCGCCAAAGGAGATGTGATCATAACAAACGGAATCACGGAAGGAGAAGTTCAAACCGAGGGGGATGTGAGGGCACGTTTCATCAACAAATCCAAAATACGCACCTTGGCCAATGTCACAGTGGCCAGTGAAATTATTGATGCAGACATTGCCTGTTCCGGTGGATGCAATATCCGCAGCGGTAAAATCATCGCCTCCACCATTGCCGCCAGGCAGGGCATAGAGGCCGGCAGTATTGGTACGGAAATATCCGACCCTTCCACCCTCTATATCGGCGTGGATCTGCCACTGCAGGAAGGGCTTGACCAGATAGAAACCGAAATTGAAACGCGGAATGAATCCCTCAGGCAGAAAAAAAAGATCCCTGTCGAGCTGGAGGAGGAAAACAAAAACCTCATGGCCCTTATCACCCAGACGGCCCAGATACAGGACCGGTCGGGCCTGAAGCTGAAACTGATTCAACAGAAAAAATTTGAGGACGCGGAAACAACAGCAACAGAGGCACCTGCCCTTATCAAAACGCTGGAACAGACCATGAAGGCTGCCGAAAAAAGGCTGTCAGAACTTTTCCAGCGTCAGGAATCCATTGACGAGGAACATAAAACAGCCACAGAAGAAATCAGGCTGGCTGAAAAAGGTCTGGAGGAGAAACAGCAGGAAAAAAAGGCCCTGCAAGAATGGGCTGCCCAGCGTACGCCCATTGCCCTCCTGCGTGTCAATCAAACAGCTTATGCCGGAACGCGGATAATAGGCAGAAAGGCTCAAGCCACCCTGAAGGAAGCCTGTTCCCGGGTGATGGTACGTGAAGTTGAACTGCAGGGACCCGATGGAAAAGAATATGTGATTCGCATTATCCGCTAG